The Chryseobacterium sp. G0186 genome includes the window AAAGACTTACCAGATTTCCATTTGATAAGGCGGTCAAGGTTAAAATCATTTCCTACAACCTGAATTTTATTGGCAGTGCGGTTCCATATCTTCCCAAGCCACCTGTACATATACAGTCTGATTCTATTAGTTTAAAGAAATATTATGAAAATTTCAAAAAACCTGTTGCCTTAGAAAATCTGATTAAGGATATCAATCATAAAGATATTCAAGAGTCAAAAACATTAACTTTGACAGAAATTTCGGAACTCAGTGATGTTCTGTACAACACCTGCAAAAAATATTACATCGCTTATACTTCTAAAAATGGGTGTTTTTTCCCAAGAAATGCTATTTTATTTTATGATGAAGATGATAACGTTTTTGCCTATTTTGAAATTTGCTTTGAATGTTTAGGAATTGAATCATTTCCCAAAGAGATGATGGATCCTATCGAAACCTGCGAATTTCTTTATCCCGATCTGAAGAAGTTTTTTAAAAGTAAAGGTTTAACAACCGAATATGTATCAAAAAAGTAACATGAAGAAGAAAAAAAAACGCGAATTTCAATCCTCTGAACTGGTAAAATCATTTGCCAGAATCTATGGTTTTGAGGATAAACTGATTGCTTTTGACATTAAGGATTTCCTTGAAGAGTATTTAGATGAGAGCCTTTTTAAAGAGATCAGAAGTGTAAATATTGAAAATAAATGCATTGTTATTAAAATTGATTCCCCATTACTTAGAAATGATTTTAAAATGCGTAAAACATTTTATCTTAAGAAGTTCCAGGACAAATTTGGAGAAAAGCAGTTTCATGATCTCCAGATATTGTAAAATTATTCTTATTTATCTATACTGTAAGTGATTTTTAATCATCATAATTTCAATTTATATCAAAATTATGTGATATATTTAAAGATCAAACTAAATCTTTAACCATGAAAAAAGTACTTACATCAAAAAAATTATCCAGAAACAATTTAAAAGCGATTCAAGGGGCAGGGCAAATGGTATGCTGTGTTGTAAGCTGTGGAGACAATCAATGTCTTTTTTGGGAGCAATTACCGGCAGAATGCCCAGAATTTCCTTACTGTATGTAACGAGCCGCAATACAAGAAGTTTCGCATGAACGGCTAAAAAATGAGGCCATCTTATTCTTAAGATGGCCTTATTTATATTTTAATGTTCCTCAGATTTATTGGAGATTGTACTACTCATCAAATCATCAGCTTTCTTATCCAATCCTGAGCGCAATGGCAGGAAGAATTTCAACGGATGTTTCGCAAAGTATCTGAATATTTCTTTATAGATTTCACTTACCTGTCCAAAGTTCATTTTTCTTGATCTGAACGCCAGGAACATAGACAAACTAAAGCTCACCAGGAAGTTGAAGAACCCAATTAAAAATACCGTCACAAAAGACATCCAGAATGTGTAAGAGTCTACTGAGAAATCTTTTCCATACAATCCCAGGGCAAAGTTTCCGGCTGCAAAGGTAATGTGTCTGATATCCAGATCAAGCCCAAAGAACAATCCTACAGGAGCCGTAGCTCCAAGGAAAACCCCAAACCAAAAATTGGAAACAATTCCCGGCCAGTTCTTTGCATAATATTTAGATAATCCCTTGGCAAATTTCTTACCGAAAAAGCTTCTGATAGAAAGGTTTTTCGCTATTCTTTCCGGAATTTGATAGAACACGGAGTTATTCCCAATATTTCCTGAAATAATCCCTGAAATAAAAAGATAGAAACCGGCAATGCTGGCATGCAGAATGGCCTTGGATTTAAAAGGATCCAAATCTTTTAACAGCTTATCTGATCTGTCAATAGCCAGGTTTTGTGAGAAAAAGACATCCAGTCCGTAAATGATGGCCAAAGCCACCGGAAAAGCAAGCAATACATTCCCCACAAAGGCTATAAACTGGCTCCTGAAAAGCTTGGAGACAAGGTGTGCAAATTCTGTATTATTTCTTTTGTTATTCCCTTCTTCAGACAATACCTTGGTCATGGTAGCAGCCGTCATAGCCGGCTGTTTTGTGGCCAGTGTGAATCCCATCAGATAAATCATAACGAATCCCATCGCATAATTCATCGAATACAGGAATGCATGTGAAAAATCACTTCCTGGAATATATCCGTAGAGCATTTTCAGTACACAAAGTGCCCCAACAATGATCCCTCCTCCACTAGCCTTGTAGAACATGGTCATATATTCTTTTCGGGTGGAGGTAATATAGTGGGCTCCTGCTTCTGCAGTATGATTGGTAATAAGGTGAGAGATCAGCCTTGTACTATCGTTGATAAGGTCTGCAATATTGTTTTTATGAGATTTATAATTCAGTATATTAAAAACCAATTGCTTGGATTTAATAAGAATGTCTTCTTCATTATCAATGACTAGCAGCTGTACAATTTCAAAGATTCTGTCAGTCTGCTGGCGAATCTTCAGCAAGGATTGATTAATCTTTCCCGAAATACCATATTTAGCCGAGTTTTTAAAGGCTATATTTACAAACTCCTGACATTGTTCTGTATAAATTTTAATCTGCTTAAATCGGCTGTCTTTAGAATGTAATTGTAATTCCGGATCTTTTACCAGATCTTCAGCCAATGTTTCCAGCTCATTTTGAAGAGCTAAAAACGGATTGTCCAGATTTCTGTACTGTGGAGCCATTCTTACAACCTCCACTTCCATCGCCATTCCTGTAACCCTCCACGAAAGAATATTCATAGAGAAGATCAATTCCTTTTTTACGTTAGACTTAATGATAAAGTCTGCAGCGCCTAAAAGTTTTAAAAATTCATCAATCTCATTTTCAGGGAGGTTATGCAGATATTTCAGATCTTTTTTGGGTCTTAAACTTACATTATCAATCATGTACCACACCGTATTTTCGTTTTCAACGGGTGGTAAGACCTTATTCAGTATTCTTTTTTTAAGCTCAGGAAAAAAGGCATTTTCAGAAAGAATATTCGCTTCTGTTAACGACAGATTGAAAGGTCTTCCCTTAAAGATATTGTGAATGTAATATTTAAAGTTTTCCGCAAAATTCGGATTGCTTCTGAGAAAATTGAGCACATCTGTAAAGTCTGCCCTCTTTACACTCTCTAAAAGCTCTGCAAAGGGTTCTAAAGAAAGGGTTTCGTTCTTAAAAGAAAAATACTTTTTAAGAACTGACTCAAAATTTGTGCTGGAATTAAAGAATTTCATTAGTACAAAGATACTATTTCAAACTTACATTCCTCATCTGTCTCATGATCCAATTGTGTTTCTTTCTTAAATAAGGGGATGGATTCTTTGGATCATACTTCTTTGGATTGGGCAGTACAGCAGCAATCCAGGCAGCATCTGATGCGCTCAGATCCTTGGATGATTTCCCAAAATAATATTGTGCTGCTGCTTCTACTCCAAATACACCCTGCCCCATTTCAAT containing:
- a CDS encoding bacteriocin-like protein, which translates into the protein MKKVLTSKKLSRNNLKAIQGAGQMVCCVVSCGDNQCLFWEQLPAECPEFPYCM
- a CDS encoding recombinase; translation: MKFFNSSTNFESVLKKYFSFKNETLSLEPFAELLESVKRADFTDVLNFLRSNPNFAENFKYYIHNIFKGRPFNLSLTEANILSENAFFPELKKRILNKVLPPVENENTVWYMIDNVSLRPKKDLKYLHNLPENEIDEFLKLLGAADFIIKSNVKKELIFSMNILSWRVTGMAMEVEVVRMAPQYRNLDNPFLALQNELETLAEDLVKDPELQLHSKDSRFKQIKIYTEQCQEFVNIAFKNSAKYGISGKINQSLLKIRQQTDRIFEIVQLLVIDNEEDILIKSKQLVFNILNYKSHKNNIADLINDSTRLISHLITNHTAEAGAHYITSTRKEYMTMFYKASGGGIIVGALCVLKMLYGYIPGSDFSHAFLYSMNYAMGFVMIYLMGFTLATKQPAMTAATMTKVLSEEGNNKRNNTEFAHLVSKLFRSQFIAFVGNVLLAFPVALAIIYGLDVFFSQNLAIDRSDKLLKDLDPFKSKAILHASIAGFYLFISGIISGNIGNNSVFYQIPERIAKNLSIRSFFGKKFAKGLSKYYAKNWPGIVSNFWFGVFLGATAPVGLFFGLDLDIRHITFAAGNFALGLYGKDFSVDSYTFWMSFVTVFLIGFFNFLVSFSLSMFLAFRSRKMNFGQVSEIYKEIFRYFAKHPLKFFLPLRSGLDKKADDLMSSTISNKSEEH